Proteins found in one Geomonas subterranea genomic segment:
- a CDS encoding ABC-F family ATP-binding cassette domain-containing protein, whose product MISASNVTLSYGKRVLFKDVNIKFTPGNCYGLIGANGAGKSTFLKILAGDIEPDKGEISVGKGRIAVLKQDQFAYDEHTVFNTVIMGHKKLHEVMAERDAIYSKPEFSEEDGIRSAELEADFAEMNGYEAESEAAVLLNGLGIPEELRGKLMKELEAGDKVRVLLAQALFGNPDVLLLDEPTNHLDLKSISWLEDFLYRFQNTVIVVSHDRHFLNQVCTHIADIDFSRIQVYVGNYDFWYQASQLNLKQRQDENRKVQDKAAELKEFIQRFSSNASKAKQATSRKKLLEKLTIEDMPVSSRKYPWVVFKPERPCGDIILEVKGLTKTVDGVQVFKDLDLIVRKGDKIAFVGSSSLAKTTLFQILAGEMEPDEGTFRWGVTITNAYFPKENGDYFKGDLNLIEWLGQYSPPTEGESFARGFLGRMLFSGDEATKKTSVLSGGERVRCMLSRMMLTGANALILDEPTNHLDLESITALNNGLISFTEVVLFASHDHEFVSTVANRIIEITPGGIIDRDMNFDDYLEDADVIAERERLCNGHAELSL is encoded by the coding sequence ATGATCAGCGCATCAAACGTCACCCTTTCCTACGGCAAGAGGGTACTGTTCAAGGACGTAAATATAAAGTTCACCCCGGGCAACTGCTACGGTCTGATCGGGGCCAACGGCGCCGGCAAGTCGACCTTTCTGAAGATCCTCGCCGGCGACATCGAGCCGGACAAGGGTGAGATCTCGGTCGGCAAGGGGCGCATCGCGGTGCTAAAGCAGGACCAGTTCGCCTACGACGAGCACACCGTCTTCAACACCGTCATCATGGGGCACAAGAAGCTCCACGAGGTGATGGCCGAGCGCGATGCGATCTACTCGAAACCGGAGTTCAGCGAGGAGGACGGCATCCGTTCCGCGGAGCTCGAGGCCGATTTCGCAGAGATGAACGGCTACGAGGCGGAGAGCGAGGCCGCCGTGCTTCTGAACGGCCTGGGCATCCCCGAGGAGCTGCGCGGCAAGCTGATGAAGGAACTGGAGGCGGGCGACAAGGTGCGCGTGCTCCTGGCGCAGGCGCTTTTCGGCAACCCCGACGTGCTTCTCCTGGACGAGCCGACCAACCACCTGGACCTGAAATCTATCTCGTGGCTGGAGGACTTCCTGTACCGCTTCCAGAACACGGTCATCGTCGTGTCCCACGACCGTCACTTCCTGAACCAGGTCTGCACGCACATAGCCGATATCGACTTCAGCCGCATCCAGGTCTACGTCGGCAACTACGACTTCTGGTACCAGGCGAGCCAGCTGAACCTGAAGCAGCGCCAGGACGAGAACCGCAAGGTTCAGGACAAGGCCGCCGAGCTGAAGGAGTTCATCCAGCGCTTCTCCTCCAACGCATCGAAGGCGAAGCAGGCGACCTCCAGGAAGAAGCTCCTCGAGAAGCTCACCATCGAGGACATGCCGGTCTCCTCCCGCAAGTACCCGTGGGTGGTGTTCAAACCGGAGCGCCCCTGCGGCGACATCATCCTCGAGGTGAAAGGGCTTACCAAGACGGTGGACGGCGTGCAGGTGTTCAAGGACCTGGACCTGATCGTGAGAAAGGGAGACAAGATCGCCTTCGTGGGGAGCAGCTCGCTGGCGAAGACCACCCTGTTCCAGATCCTCGCAGGCGAAATGGAGCCGGACGAGGGGACCTTCCGCTGGGGCGTCACCATCACCAACGCCTACTTCCCCAAGGAGAACGGCGACTACTTCAAGGGGGACCTGAACCTGATCGAGTGGCTGGGGCAGTACTCCCCGCCGACCGAGGGGGAGAGCTTCGCGCGCGGCTTCCTGGGGAGGATGCTCTTCTCCGGCGACGAGGCGACCAAGAAGACCAGCGTACTATCCGGCGGCGAGCGTGTGCGCTGCATGCTCTCCAGGATGATGCTCACCGGCGCCAACGCCCTGATCCTGGACGAGCCGACCAACCACCTGGACCTCGAGTCGATTACCGCGCTCAATAACGGGCTCATCTCCTTCACCGAGGTGGTGCTGTTCGCCTCCCACGACCACGAGTTCGTCTCCACCGTGGCCAACAGGATCATCGAAATCACCCCGGGCGGCATCATCGACCGCGACATGAACTTCGACGACTACCTGGAGGATGCCGACGTCATCGCCGAGCGCGAAAGGCTCTGCAACGGGCACGCGGAGCTCAGCCTGTAA
- a CDS encoding tetratricopeptide repeat protein produces MKKRKKAAGTGEVQPVPAAPAAEEELNLWRDPLVHILLILTVGIAVYSNIIWAPFVFDDQPFLAGNPLIKDFGAFTDPQRVFALPINPDLKNNFMLRPVAYFTFALNYALHGLDVGGYHVVNLLLHLVDALLVYLLLWLTLRTPLLRVAEGGEADQPAERFCYLPLACSLLFVCHPLQTQAVTYVIQRFVPLVAFFCIGTLVLYVAGRLARGSAARNGLYLASLLACVLAMKTKENAFTLPALILLYEWVFFRGAFTGARLLRLLPFALTMAIIPVKLMQLSAMASTAQGGKVAGAVNLVNFKQVSSWEYLMTQFGVVATYLRLLLLPVGQNFDYDYPLQKVLLAPAVLLPLALLLALAAVGAWLLFRSRRDPRCAPLALAGFGIWWFFITLSVESSVVPIDDLIFEHRAYLPSVGFFMAAVSGAFSLLPRRAGEPLGTSRPAIAVLVLLVTASAAAAYMRNTVWETPVSLWRDAVRKSPAKHRPHFSLGVALANTLPPWHTDDVNVMLQPMDARQNEVLGEVVREFETAIRLDPRSGAAYTFLGGALLVQRRYREAADALATAVRLEPQDARPHAFMGQILEAQGDLAGARRKYQEAIAVDPSAQYAHLFLALLCVRERRHAEALAAYETAYALAPRADLEPKIARLREVAGLR; encoded by the coding sequence ATGAAGAAGCGAAAAAAAGCGGCAGGTACGGGGGAGGTACAGCCCGTTCCGGCGGCGCCGGCCGCGGAGGAGGAGCTGAACCTGTGGCGCGACCCCCTGGTCCATATCCTGCTCATCCTGACGGTGGGGATCGCCGTCTACTCCAACATCATCTGGGCCCCCTTCGTGTTCGATGACCAGCCGTTTCTGGCTGGCAACCCCCTGATCAAGGATTTCGGGGCCTTCACGGACCCGCAACGGGTGTTCGCGCTCCCGATCAACCCCGACCTCAAGAACAATTTCATGCTGCGCCCGGTCGCCTACTTCACCTTCGCGCTCAACTACGCCCTCCACGGCCTGGACGTCGGGGGGTATCACGTGGTCAACCTCCTGTTGCACCTGGTCGACGCCCTGCTCGTGTACCTGCTCTTATGGCTCACCCTGAGGACGCCGCTGCTTCGTGTGGCCGAGGGAGGGGAGGCCGACCAGCCCGCGGAGCGTTTCTGCTATCTACCCCTCGCCTGCTCTTTGTTGTTCGTCTGCCACCCGCTGCAGACCCAGGCGGTCACCTACGTCATCCAGCGCTTCGTCCCGCTGGTCGCTTTTTTCTGTATCGGGACGCTGGTGCTCTACGTGGCCGGCCGGCTGGCCCGGGGCAGCGCGGCCCGCAACGGATTGTACCTGGCTTCCCTGCTCGCCTGCGTGCTGGCCATGAAAACCAAGGAGAACGCCTTCACCCTGCCGGCTTTGATACTGCTCTACGAATGGGTCTTTTTCCGGGGCGCCTTCACCGGCGCCCGCCTGCTCCGTCTGCTTCCCTTCGCGCTGACCATGGCGATAATCCCTGTCAAGCTGATGCAGCTTTCGGCGATGGCTTCCACGGCCCAGGGGGGGAAGGTGGCGGGGGCGGTGAACCTAGTCAATTTCAAGCAGGTCTCGTCCTGGGAGTACCTGATGACCCAGTTCGGCGTCGTCGCCACCTATCTGAGGCTTCTGCTGCTACCGGTGGGGCAGAACTTCGACTACGACTACCCGCTGCAGAAGGTGTTGCTGGCCCCGGCCGTACTGCTCCCGCTGGCCCTTCTCCTGGCACTTGCGGCGGTGGGCGCATGGCTTTTGTTCCGGTCGCGCCGCGATCCCCGCTGCGCCCCGCTCGCGCTTGCCGGCTTTGGTATCTGGTGGTTCTTCATCACCCTGAGCGTCGAGTCCAGCGTGGTACCGATCGACGATCTGATTTTTGAGCACCGCGCCTATCTCCCCTCGGTCGGTTTCTTCATGGCCGCAGTCTCCGGCGCTTTCTCTCTTTTGCCGCGGCGTGCCGGTGAGCCGCTGGGTACCTCGCGACCGGCTATCGCCGTCCTGGTTCTGTTGGTCACGGCAAGTGCGGCGGCCGCGTACATGAGGAACACGGTATGGGAGACGCCGGTTTCCCTCTGGCGCGATGCGGTACGCAAGAGCCCGGCGAAGCATCGCCCCCACTTCTCGCTGGGGGTCGCCTTGGCCAATACCCTTCCCCCCTGGCACACCGACGATGTGAACGTCATGCTGCAGCCGATGGACGCCAGGCAAAACGAGGTGCTCGGCGAGGTGGTGCGCGAATTCGAGACCGCCATCAGGCTCGACCCGCGCTCCGGCGCTGCCTACACCTTCCTGGGGGGGGCGCTCCTGGTTCAGAGAAGGTACCGCGAGGCGGCCGACGCGCTGGCCACCGCCGTCCGCCTGGAACCGCAGGACGCCCGTCCCCACGCGTTCATGGGACAGATCCTGGAGGCGCAGGGGGATCTGGCGGGTGCGCGCCGCAAGTACCAGGAAGCCATTGCCGTCGATCCCTCCGCCCAGTATGCGCATCTTTTCCTGGCGCTGCTCTGCGTCCGGGAGCGCAGGCATGCCGAGGCGCTTGCCGCATACGAAACCGCCTATGCCCTTGCCCCTCGGGCCGACCTGGAGCCGAAGATAGCCCGGCTGCGGGAAGTGGCGGGGTTGCGGTGA
- a CDS encoding class I SAM-dependent methyltransferase — protein sequence MNPAEYRVMFEAEETHWWYVGLHELILAHVTREQGRLGRPLRILDAGCGTGRLCQLLAPLGEVEGVDASPEAIRYCRRRGAVAKRRDLNTLVLEPESYDVITCIDVLYHTGVRSDVEVMKAFRTALRPGGMLVLNLVALEWLRSSHDVAVHTRERYHVPTLSNRLTAAGFIAEKLTFRVGLLFPLIATYRLLRGAWGRRKGGESDVALPSPLVNTLLLRVMRAENALLRRGTLPVGSSLFCVARKGGAGQEAL from the coding sequence ATGAACCCCGCGGAGTACCGGGTCATGTTCGAGGCGGAGGAGACGCACTGGTGGTACGTGGGGCTGCATGAACTGATCCTTGCGCACGTGACGCGGGAGCAAGGGCGCCTGGGGAGGCCTTTGCGCATCCTCGACGCCGGCTGCGGCACCGGAAGGTTGTGCCAGCTTCTGGCCCCCTTGGGGGAGGTGGAGGGGGTGGATGCGTCACCGGAGGCGATCCGCTACTGCCGCCGACGCGGCGCCGTGGCGAAACGGAGGGACCTGAACACTCTGGTGCTTGAGCCGGAGTCGTACGACGTGATCACCTGCATCGATGTTCTCTACCACACGGGGGTCCGCAGCGACGTGGAGGTGATGAAGGCGTTCCGTACGGCGCTGCGGCCGGGGGGGATGCTGGTACTGAACCTGGTCGCCCTGGAATGGCTGCGCAGCTCCCACGACGTCGCGGTCCACACCCGTGAGCGCTACCACGTGCCTACCCTTAGCAACAGGCTCACAGCCGCGGGTTTCATTGCCGAAAAGCTCACCTTCCGGGTGGGCCTTTTGTTCCCGCTCATAGCGACGTACCGGCTGCTGCGGGGGGCGTGGGGGCGCCGCAAGGGGGGCGAGTCGGACGTGGCGCTCCCGTCACCTCTGGTGAACACGCTCCTTTTGCGGGTCATGCGGGCGGAGAACGCCTTGCTGCGAAGGGGCACGCTGCCGGTCGGGTCATCGTTATTTTGCGTCGCCAGAAAGGGTGGCGCGGGACAGGAGGCACTATGA